A region from the Metopolophium dirhodum isolate CAU chromosome 9, ASM1992520v1, whole genome shotgun sequence genome encodes:
- the LOC132951988 gene encoding uncharacterized protein LOC132951988, which produces METWGNWTFSKENEDLLTGVLNKFASDQCSLDTPKKVLLSSLAASSKTVRVEISSSSSDDSDIDGDFNSVQTCFPKSSADASNVESKPTVAVVDDLQLQPACIGAALGNFNDESSFLPSQPQVEDPHENAIKQIVEMLNAGDYDAGELLSALQTERSNRKDVSEIIGDVWPEIVTDRARHGFCEALVQTDVKPQIICEEIYLPWFKTRESNLTGFVDSLSKLIVHFSEYACKSFLVKLLIDKESILVKHLNWLVDIMQSLDQQHWCILLNEYLNHCEGLDQYQIPVLLHLVNNCQKSLNNVDAERLVGLCRNAAHGHSSNRDFGLLLMSVIGAIDLSKFRSEITTICGQLKGVSKFMIMKALKDTK; this is translated from the exons ATGGAAACCTGGGGTAATTGGACATTTAGTAAGGAAAACGAAGATTTGTTGACCGGAGTGTTAAACAAATTTGCCTCGGATCAATGTAGCTTAGATACGCCGAAAAAAGTCCTTTTGTCGTCCTTGGCCGCTTCATCgaaa actgtGCGAGTTGAAATATCCAGTTCGAGCAGCGACGACAGTGATATTGACGGAGACTTTAACTCCGTTCAGACGTGTTTTCCGAAATCCAGCGCAGACGCGTCGAATGTAGAATCTAAACCTACAGTGGCGGTCGTCGACGACTTGCAGCTTCAGCCTGCCTGCATCGGCGCCGCCTTGGGTAATTTCAACGACGAATCTTCCTTCCTGCCAAGTCAACCGCAGG TGGAAGACCCGCATGAAAACGCAATCAAACAAATCGTCGAAATGTTAAACGCCGGAGACTACGACGCAGGAGAGTTGTTATCCGCGTTGCAGACCGAGCGAAGCAATCGAAAAGACGTGTCGGAGATAATCGGGGACGTGTGGCCGGAAATTGTCACTGACAGAGCTCGCCACGGTTTTTGCGAAGCACTTGTCCAGACCGACGTAAAGCCGCAAATAATTTGTGAAGAGATATATTTACCCTGG ttcaAAACACGCGAGTCGAATTTGACTGGGTTCGTCGACAGTCTGTCCAAACTGATCGTCCACTTTTCAGAATACGCTTGCAAATCATTCCTTGTCAAATTGCTGATAGACAAAGAATCGATTCTGGTTAAACATTTGAATTGGCTCGTGGACATCATGCAGTCGCTCGACCAACAACATTGGTGTATtcttttaaa CGAATACTTAAATCACTGCGAAGGCCTTGATCAGTATCAAATACCAGTTTTGTTGCACTTGGTGAACAATTGCCAGAAAAGCCTAAACAACGTCGACGCCGAACGTCTGGTTGGGTTGTGCAGAAATGCGGCCCATGGACATTCTTCTAACAGAGACTTTGGGTTATTGCTAATGTCTGTGATCGGAGCTATCGATTTGAGCAAATTTCGATCGGAAATAACGACCATATGCGGGCAACTCAAAGGCGTTTCGAAGTTTATGATCATGAAAGCTCTAAAGGATACAAAATAa
- the LOC132952779 gene encoding endoplasmic reticulum resident protein 44-like isoform X1 → MMSENPESSSKVLQINTENVYKIFECNELVVLLFCSCYENPCIYESTFKTVSVKVSELYPDPGKVVIGKASRHGTWTEYYSTPHYSNLPFYYKPSVRLFINGKLATKSFISDITVSNIVSYIQKLLDDSISEISSICIPNNPTNAYEKFMIGYFKNKNSPDYQIFKKCSMVFMGDCQFYAGFGEEFCTMYSDNQNESLIIFKISNQPSPEFEQEIFSGDSSDYESLYNWGEKNILYSTSEITFDNAEEMLKDRPPSLILFYNPDDLKPVKRFKDNIKTVLKEYCNNTYSMFYILMKNHVHKDTVTVPICFIIVSDQINFLTANGALFSKHLQEIEKSQTDLPFLLLVRRGTIYQFPENYNVTSLMSYQQLKVLIKDFFTNNHNFKYYSNERRDKSRCIHPVYRFNLFCEFSSKPEKIDRNYMPDSVEDYFCVSLFDE, encoded by the exons ATGATGTCTGAGAATCCTGAGAGCAGCAGTAAAGTCTTGCAGATCAACActgaaaatgtttacaagaTATTTG aatgTAATGAATTGGTCGTACTTTTGTTCTGTTCTTGTTACGAAAATCCTTGTATATACGAATCCACTTTCAAAACAGTTTCTGTGAAAGTTTCTGAACTTTATCCAGATCCGGGGAAAGTCGTTATTGGAAAAGCATCCCGACATGGGacat ggACTGAATATTATAGTACCCCACATTACTCCAATCTACCTTTTTATTACAAACCAAGTGTAAGATTATTCATAAATGGAAAGCTTGCTACAAAAAGTTTTATCAGTGACATAACAGTTTCAAACATAGTATCTTATATTCAAAAACTACTAGATGATTCTATATCAGAAATATCTAGTATATGCATTCCTAATAATCCTACCAAC GCCTACGAGAAATTTATGATTGGatacttcaaaaataaaaattcacccgattatcaaatatttaagaaatgttcAATGGTTTTTATGGGTGATTGTCAGTTTTATGCTGGATTTGG AGAAGAATTTTGTACTATGTACTCTGATAACCAGAACGAATCATTAATCATATTCAAGATCTCCAACCAACCATCTCCAGAATTTGAACAAGAAATATTTAGTGGTGATTCATCAGATTACGAATCACTTTATAATTggggagaaaaaaatattctatattcaACGAGTGAAATTACATTTGATAATGCTGAAGAGATGCTAAAAGATCGTCCACCATCTCTTATTCTGTTTTATAATCCAGACGATCTCAAACCCGTTAAACGGTTCAAGGATAATATTAAAACGGTTTTAAAAGAATATTGCAATAATACTTATAGTATGTTCTATATACTGATGAAAAATCATGTTCATAAGGATACAGTTActgtacctatttgttttattattgtttcagaTCAAATTAATTTCCTGACAGCAAATGGTGCactattttctaaacatttacaagaaattgaaaaatctCAAACTGATTTACCATTTCTACTTTTGGTTCGTCGTGGTACAATCTATCAGTTTCCAGAAAATTATAATGTCACCAGCTTGATGTCTTATCAGCAACTGAAAGTattaataaaagatttttttacaaataatcacAATTTCAAGTATTATAGTAACGAACGTCGAGATAAAAGTAGATGTATACATCCTGTCTatcgatttaatttattttgtgaattttcaAGCAAACCAGAGAAAATTGATAGAAATTATATGCCAGACTCTGTAGAAGATTATTTTTGTGTTAGTCTATTTGATGAGTAA
- the LOC132952779 gene encoding endoplasmic reticulum resident protein 44-like isoform X2 translates to MMSENPESSSKVLQINTENVYKIFECNELVVLLFCSCYENPCIYESTFKTVSVKVSELYPDPGKVVIGKASRHGTWTEYYSTPHYSNLPFYYKPSVRLFINGKLATKSFISDITVSNIVSYIQKLLDDSISEISSICIPNNPTNAYEKFMIGYFKNKNSPDYQIFKKCSMVFMGDCQFYAGFGEEFCTMYSDNQNESLIIFKISNQPSPEFEQEIFSGDSSDYESLYNWGEKNILYSTSEITFDNAEEMLKDRPPSLILFYNPDDLKPVKRFKDNIKTVLKEYCNNTYNQINFLTANGALFSKHLQEIEKSQTDLPFLLLVRRGTIYQFPENYNVTSLMSYQQLKVLIKDFFTNNHNFKYYSNERRDKSRCIHPVYRFNLFCEFSSKPEKIDRNYMPDSVEDYFCVSLFDE, encoded by the exons ATGATGTCTGAGAATCCTGAGAGCAGCAGTAAAGTCTTGCAGATCAACActgaaaatgtttacaagaTATTTG aatgTAATGAATTGGTCGTACTTTTGTTCTGTTCTTGTTACGAAAATCCTTGTATATACGAATCCACTTTCAAAACAGTTTCTGTGAAAGTTTCTGAACTTTATCCAGATCCGGGGAAAGTCGTTATTGGAAAAGCATCCCGACATGGGacat ggACTGAATATTATAGTACCCCACATTACTCCAATCTACCTTTTTATTACAAACCAAGTGTAAGATTATTCATAAATGGAAAGCTTGCTACAAAAAGTTTTATCAGTGACATAACAGTTTCAAACATAGTATCTTATATTCAAAAACTACTAGATGATTCTATATCAGAAATATCTAGTATATGCATTCCTAATAATCCTACCAAC GCCTACGAGAAATTTATGATTGGatacttcaaaaataaaaattcacccgattatcaaatatttaagaaatgttcAATGGTTTTTATGGGTGATTGTCAGTTTTATGCTGGATTTGG AGAAGAATTTTGTACTATGTACTCTGATAACCAGAACGAATCATTAATCATATTCAAGATCTCCAACCAACCATCTCCAGAATTTGAACAAGAAATATTTAGTGGTGATTCATCAGATTACGAATCACTTTATAATTggggagaaaaaaatattctatattcaACGAGTGAAATTACATTTGATAATGCTGAAGAGATGCTAAAAGATCGTCCACCATCTCTTATTCTGTTTTATAATCCAGACGATCTCAAACCCGTTAAACGGTTCAAGGATAATATTAAAACGGTTTTAAAAGAATATTGCAATAATACTTATA aTCAAATTAATTTCCTGACAGCAAATGGTGCactattttctaaacatttacaagaaattgaaaaatctCAAACTGATTTACCATTTCTACTTTTGGTTCGTCGTGGTACAATCTATCAGTTTCCAGAAAATTATAATGTCACCAGCTTGATGTCTTATCAGCAACTGAAAGTattaataaaagatttttttacaaataatcacAATTTCAAGTATTATAGTAACGAACGTCGAGATAAAAGTAGATGTATACATCCTGTCTatcgatttaatttattttgtgaattttcaAGCAAACCAGAGAAAATTGATAGAAATTATATGCCAGACTCTGTAGAAGATTATTTTTGTGTTAGTCTATTTGATGAGTAA